In Platichthys flesus chromosome 20, fPlaFle2.1, whole genome shotgun sequence, a single genomic region encodes these proteins:
- the LOC133931785 gene encoding CSC1-like protein 1, translated as MVTDNEQVMEVEQANGNTLSGSIQAEQTRNTLLIRSVPTAATEEEIKAHFTEAYPTCEVTAVTLGFDVTKLSNLDEERIEAEENLLQKMREQLEKEPPTPLGMAFVTFKTNAMATLVRKDINALKCNKSIFCCGRRPKSSSKSEDLKVKKWRSEIASLARSIHWKNLPVKGFKWMGRFLLVNLAVLAGVTLLTTPAMMVNPFHMFTGTAPITDILSPIVRQFGPSLLLWKFSTLLSAIVYYSTNFESHWSRSSEQLSTMRKLYFFLILLVLILPSLGLTRCLFMPDQGVFAVNYVITAAFMGSMMDLLLFSQLLRYIFRWVMPRSAAVGKYLKQNQANKFEYGPMYSWTLFTFTVVMANSLICPIIAPFGLLWMLLRYFVNKYNLYFVYCPDPIDIRVHMEAIDMLMAAPITCLLWLYLTFLFTAGFWSAIALSTMLLALITFLACNLHKFFGCLKYIRPKKYKVTEEAAEKDTEVYLPRVLTMMRETIGTGPVAECMSTDSVVVMRHETCEAADNGPVAESCTGPV; from the exons ATGGTCACGGACAACGAACA GGTCATGGAGGTAGAACAAGCCAATGGAAACACTTTATCTGGGTCTATTCAGGCTGAACAG ACCAGAAACACCTTGTTGATTCGTTCGGTTCCTACAGCAGcgacagaagaagaaataaaggcCCATTTCAC AGAGGCGTACCCGACCTGCGAAGTTACCGCTGTCACCCTGGGCTTCGACGTGACCAAGCTCTCGAATCTTGATGAGGAAAG GATTGAAGCAGAAGAAAACCTGTTACAAAAGATGAGGGAGCAGCTGGAAAAGGAACCACCAACCCCCCTGGGGATGGCCTTTGTGACCTTTAAGACCAATGCCATGGCCACATT AGTTCGAAAAGACATCAACGCTCTCAAGTGTAATAAGTCAATCTTCTGCTGTGGAAGGAGGCCCAAGTCTTCATCCAAAAGCGAAGATCTGAAAGTGAAGAAGTGGAGGTCCGAAATCGCATCTTTGGCCAGATCCATCCACTG GAAGAATCTGCCAGTGAAGGGTTTCAAATGGATGGGGCGATTTCTTCTAGTCAACTTGGCCGTCTTGGCTGGGGTCACCTTACTCACAACTCCTGCCATGATGGTGAACCCCTTTCACATGTTCACTGGGACAGCACCCATCACTGATATCCTG AGCCCCATTGTCAGGCAGTTTGGCCCGAGTCTACTGCTGTGGAAGTTTTCTACATTGCTTTCTGCCATAGTTTACTATTCTACAAATTTTGAATCACACTGGAGCAG GTCCAGTGAGCAGCTGAGCACGATGCGGAAACTCTACTTCTTCCTGATCCTCCTGGTGCTCATCCTCCCCTCACTAGGACTCACCAG GTGTTTGTTTATGCCGGACCAAGGAGTGTTTGCTGTCAACTATGTGATCACCGCGGCCTTCATGGGCTCTATGATggatttgctgctgttttctcagTTACTGCGTTATATCTTTCGTTGGGTAATGCCACGCTCTGCAGCTGTAGGAAAATATCTCAAACAG AACCAGGCCAACAAATTTGAATATGGACCCATGTATAGCTGGACCCTCTTCACATTCACCGTTGTTATGGCTAACAGCCTCATTTGTCCCATCATTGCGCCTTTTG GTCTACTGTGGATGCTGTTGAGGTACTTTGTGAACAAATACAACCTGTACTTTGTCTACTGTCCCGACCCCATTGATATCCGAGTCCACATGGAAGCTATCGATATGTTAATGGCAGCGCCCATCACCTGCCTATTGTGGCTTTACCTCACCTTCCTCTTCACAGCAG GTTTCTGGAGCGCCATAGCTTTGTCAACCATGTTGTTAGCGTTGATCACTTTCCTCGCCTGCAACTTACACAAGTTCTTTGGCTGTTTGAAATACATCAGGCCAAAGAAATATAAG GTGACAGAAGAGGCAGCTGAGAAAGACACTGAG GTCTACCTTCCCAGAGTGCTTACCATGATGCGGGAGACCATCGGAACAGGTCCAGTCGCGGAATGCATGTCAACTGATTCAGTGGTGGTCATGAGGCATGAGACATGTGAAGCTGCAGACAACGGTCCAGTGGCAGAGTCCTGCACGGGTCCAGTTTAG